A stretch of the Candidatus Zixiibacteriota bacterium genome encodes the following:
- a CDS encoding outer membrane lipoprotein carrier protein LolA, which produces MKTIPRTGILLLLFLLIMSGQSSVNADNSATILKSLQERFENLIDMEISFKQEVNSGVFSSVERTSGKMYLAKGDKFLIQTEDQTISSDGKLLWVYSKENKQVTIDKVSNVRDLVRPSDYLFSFRESYSPSLLPDTTLGKIACRVVELVCNEKDEFIQKMTLFIGGDDRLTRRAVYVDINGNVVTIDFSDLKVDNGLPENMFEFKTPKGVEEIRIP; this is translated from the coding sequence ATGAAAACGATACCACGTACAGGAATTCTGCTTTTGTTGTTCCTGCTGATAATGTCGGGGCAGTCATCGGTCAATGCTGATAACTCTGCCACGATTCTCAAGAGTCTGCAGGAGAGATTCGAGAATTTGATCGACATGGAGATCAGCTTCAAGCAGGAGGTGAATTCGGGTGTCTTCTCTTCGGTCGAGCGCACTTCGGGAAAGATGTATCTTGCGAAGGGGGATAAGTTCCTGATCCAGACGGAAGATCAGACGATTTCGTCCGATGGAAAGCTGCTTTGGGTATATTCGAAGGAAAACAAGCAGGTAACGATCGACAAGGTCTCCAACGTGCGCGACCTCGTTCGTCCCAGTGACTATTTGTTCTCATTCAGAGAATCATATTCACCCTCACTTCTACCCGACACTACTCTTGGCAAAATCGCATGCCGCGTCGTTGAGCTGGTGTGCAACGAGAAAGACGAGTTCATCCAGAAAATGACGCTATTCATCGGCGGAGATGATCGGCTGACCCGCCGCGCGGTGTACGTCGACATCAACGGCAATGTCGTCACAATAGACTTCTCCGATCTCAAGGTAGACAATGGTCTCCCCGAGAACATGTTCGAGTTCAAGACGCCCAAAGGCGTTGAAGAAATTCGCATACCGTGA